In Holophagales bacterium, one DNA window encodes the following:
- a CDS encoding sigma-70 family RNA polymerase sigma factor — protein MSPTAERELEELLTRFSGLLRATVASRCPPALGIAVEDVEQEARIRVWRALRSATGIAHPASYVYRAAASAALDAIRRATARRQDRRVEVSDENLAPAALAVAAAAEPEAQLDQRRLVARARQELGGLEPERRRAVGLHLRGFSPAEIGELAGWSEAKSRSLVYRGLAELRQRMHPGGGDERRE, from the coding sequence ATGTCACCGACCGCCGAGCGCGAGCTCGAGGAGCTGCTCACTCGCTTCTCCGGGCTGCTGCGCGCCACGGTGGCGAGCCGGTGTCCGCCCGCCCTGGGGATCGCGGTCGAGGACGTCGAGCAGGAGGCGCGGATCCGGGTCTGGCGGGCGCTGCGCTCCGCAACGGGAATTGCGCACCCTGCGTCTTACGTCTATCGGGCTGCGGCGAGCGCCGCGCTCGACGCGATCCGGCGGGCGACGGCCCGGCGACAAGATCGGCGGGTCGAGGTCTCCGACGAGAACCTCGCCCCGGCGGCTCTCGCGGTCGCCGCCGCAGCCGAGCCGGAGGCCCAGCTCGACCAGCGGCGCCTCGTCGCGCGGGCGCGCCAGGAGCTCGGCGGGCTCGAGCCGGAGCGGCGGCGAGCCGTCGGGCTTCACCTGCGCGGCTTCAGCCCGGCCGAGATCGGCGAGCTCGCGGGCTGGAGCGAGGCGAAGTCGCGCAGCCTCGTCTACCGCGGCCTGGCCGAGCTGCGGCAACGGATGCACCCGGGAGGTGGCGATGAGCGACGAGAGTAG
- a CDS encoding VWA domain-containing protein, producing MTRSLELDLIDPCGDRAERLPAGRVRVIENGVERPVLELRQRTHQDRREEARGHILSRRAGTTMPTPARRFVLIALDAESLDHVAWEEVIEQLSGSAEELAHLGPVELTILDTTPHDLGTALDEPEAIRRALARARDEGRPLGRFYARRAQVAREVLEGSEAGAPFQPSELRPPASQLAERILPIARQLATDEAHQMDVAVDRLVHRLAAAPRPLVVIWAAQADTDLAGFVASLVPGEASADELAGLASLRPGKAFQYSSAWRELAGSGVSLISWTRPPDTVLLTRRPGAGPADEAPWRLRLGLQPTPLFRLAAQTTGGALVRSASQLADALSSVGGHFEVVYQSDDASAGWRQVRVDFDRPGWSVRTAPRVFVPAFDATGTRAPAPPVLRVGIDARAGPDPQGGRMLVTLRVGVDLLPFRSPHLAGPAPRFRLTLQASLPDGRPLARQIELALPTLPEQGELTYQADLAVPIGTQAFAVDVLEMRTGARGGAGPTDLPAGTLEFPLTASTPAPSTNSDTTYSETLDVRLAEARFVQPDERMPMTDEIRVRWKGIDQQLVRIAGGPRSSLELGLVLDASESVCRERVAFARSATAAARRLLGDGDRLFRVDFGETARFLGASRSGPSTLLASVPALPRERSAIFDAIGFALDRFEERSDRAALIVFTDGCETAGSGDWRSVLARARNRAVPVLVALADGRPCRRLLVTSRSGSSVGVPSRSASRLDSDSAANLVDEVHSVSRAALTELAERSGGRVLHLGEDREADELWAEAERDLDRLWVAVFAPSDPTLQPREVDVQQVDGRLLRRRE from the coding sequence GTGACGCGTTCCCTCGAGCTCGACCTGATCGACCCATGCGGTGACCGGGCCGAGAGGCTTCCGGCTGGCCGGGTCAGGGTGATCGAGAACGGCGTCGAGCGCCCCGTGCTCGAGCTCCGTCAACGTACCCATCAGGACCGACGCGAGGAGGCGCGGGGACACATCCTCTCCCGGCGAGCCGGCACCACGATGCCGACACCGGCTCGCCGTTTCGTCCTGATTGCCCTCGATGCCGAGTCCCTCGACCACGTGGCGTGGGAGGAGGTCATCGAGCAGCTCAGCGGCTCCGCGGAGGAGCTGGCGCATCTCGGACCGGTGGAACTGACGATCCTCGACACGACTCCCCACGACCTCGGAACCGCTCTCGACGAACCGGAGGCCATCCGCCGGGCTCTCGCTCGAGCACGTGACGAAGGGCGACCCCTCGGCCGCTTCTATGCGCGCCGCGCCCAGGTCGCACGCGAGGTCCTCGAAGGATCCGAAGCCGGGGCCCCTTTTCAACCGAGCGAGCTTCGGCCGCCCGCCTCCCAGCTCGCCGAGCGCATCCTGCCGATCGCTCGCCAGCTGGCGACCGACGAGGCGCACCAGATGGACGTCGCCGTCGATCGCCTCGTGCATCGATTGGCGGCGGCTCCTCGGCCACTGGTGGTGATCTGGGCGGCCCAGGCCGACACGGACCTCGCAGGTTTCGTCGCCTCACTGGTGCCGGGCGAGGCCTCCGCGGACGAGCTCGCTGGCCTGGCCTCCCTTCGACCTGGCAAGGCCTTCCAGTATTCATCCGCCTGGCGCGAGCTGGCCGGTAGCGGGGTTTCCCTCATCTCGTGGACGCGGCCGCCCGACACCGTTCTCTTGACTCGTCGCCCCGGAGCCGGGCCCGCAGACGAGGCTCCGTGGCGGTTGCGGCTCGGGTTGCAGCCGACCCCACTGTTTCGCTTGGCCGCTCAAACCACCGGCGGAGCTCTCGTCCGCTCGGCCTCTCAACTCGCCGACGCGCTCTCCTCCGTCGGCGGCCACTTCGAGGTCGTCTACCAGAGCGACGATGCCTCCGCGGGCTGGCGGCAAGTCCGAGTCGACTTCGACCGTCCAGGATGGAGCGTCCGCACAGCCCCCCGAGTCTTTGTTCCAGCATTCGATGCCACGGGAACCCGCGCTCCCGCGCCACCGGTCCTCCGGGTCGGAATCGACGCTCGCGCCGGCCCCGACCCCCAGGGGGGACGAATGCTCGTTACGCTGCGGGTCGGAGTCGACCTCTTGCCTTTCAGATCGCCGCATTTGGCCGGGCCCGCCCCGAGATTCCGCCTCACGCTCCAGGCCTCGCTGCCGGACGGACGCCCGCTCGCTCGGCAGATCGAGCTCGCCCTGCCCACGCTGCCCGAGCAAGGGGAGCTCACCTATCAGGCCGATCTGGCGGTCCCCATCGGCACACAGGCCTTTGCCGTCGACGTCCTCGAGATGCGAACCGGCGCCCGCGGCGGCGCGGGCCCGACCGACCTTCCCGCAGGGACCCTGGAGTTCCCGCTGACAGCTTCCACGCCGGCTCCGTCCACGAATAGCGACACGACCTATTCGGAAACACTGGACGTGCGCCTCGCCGAGGCCCGGTTCGTTCAGCCGGACGAGCGGATGCCAATGACGGACGAGATCCGCGTACGCTGGAAGGGCATCGACCAACAGCTCGTCCGCATCGCTGGCGGCCCACGCAGCTCGCTCGAGCTCGGCCTCGTCCTCGACGCTTCCGAGAGTGTCTGCCGTGAACGAGTGGCCTTCGCCCGATCGGCCACTGCGGCAGCTCGGCGCCTCCTCGGAGACGGAGATCGTCTCTTCCGCGTGGATTTCGGCGAGACCGCACGGTTTCTTGGCGCCTCGCGCAGCGGCCCCAGCACACTGCTCGCCAGCGTCCCGGCACTTCCACGGGAACGGTCGGCCATCTTCGATGCCATCGGTTTCGCGCTGGATCGCTTCGAGGAGCGCTCGGATCGTGCGGCGCTCATCGTCTTCACCGACGGTTGCGAGACCGCTGGGAGCGGCGACTGGCGCTCCGTCCTCGCGCGAGCCCGCAACCGTGCCGTCCCAGTCCTTGTCGCGTTGGCCGACGGACGACCCTGCAGGCGACTCCTGGTGACCTCGCGGAGCGGCAGCTCGGTCGGCGTCCCTTCGCGCTCCGCGAGTCGGCTCGACAGCGACTCCGCAGCGAATCTGGTCGACGAGGTTCACAGCGTGTCGCGAGCCGCCCTGACCGAGCTGGCAGAGCGTTCGGGTGGGCGAGTGCTTCATCTCGGCGAGGATCGAGAGGCGGACGAGCTCTGGGCCGAGGCCGAGCGCGATCTCGATCGACTGTGGGTCGCCGTCTTCGCACCCTCGGACCCCACACTGCAACCGCGCGAAGTCGACGTGCAGCAGGTCGACGGGCGGCTTCTCCGCCGTCGGGAATGA
- a CDS encoding VWA domain-containing protein: MRIATKARLGSTLALVLAMVPPAHGQEPPTAGFAAGIEVVARSLYFDLLDTDGKAVDDVPADSLELTENGVARTILEVRRRPPASTEKVARLAKTAGEDASTALAAPPQRFVLLALDPSTLGRSAWEHAIRQMSSSADAFTRIGPVDVTVLTAPPLRLASGATDPETVRRALARALREVKPLDEFYRGRSRFIRELQRIFDLVLLPIPSTSPDGVAARRRDVDAERILQAEFASRELVVEEQRLLDLSVGRLRTETNRLGRPLIAVWAAQGDPDTAGFVVSLLPEWVGPDDRIRFQGRPLGTSSSFEARWRELADDGVILLCWSRVPDALLEVSSSSLRHSTRSRPNLTLGAESLTLFEIAAERTGGALVQSEEEIRQAVEVVGGRHQLVYQSDNASEGWREIQLRTTRPGWTVRVSPRVYVQTRRQRPVAKAETEAPALRTELAATVGAGANPGRQIVTLSLLVDLAPLRKQPGVGVPLRFRLLVRATTPDGKAMGRESELAVPALPPEGDLRYQISLDVPLGTQGFTIEVREEASRAAGSAGPTDAFSGTPEVEPAEAASTLPSFSDATDVRLGEARFLFPGSEAPRPDGLRVNWKRREQKLLRLAGGPGSPLEIGVVLDASDSVRPEREAFARAAAEASQRLLGPTDRVFRVDFASTPRFLGAARGGPAALFARIPPRLPEKTAIFDGLRFALDRFEGRSDRAALIVFTDGCETTGHTSAESVLQIARQRAIPLLVVLADAKPCRARVTTIVRRPLQPDILTRADFNEGPANTSRVALRRLAQQSGGRVLTLDKAEEAGAIWKEFEDALAHLWVALYEPSGPEVDSHEAEVRSATGEVLRPAD, encoded by the coding sequence ATGCGAATCGCGACGAAGGCCCGGCTCGGCTCGACGCTCGCTCTCGTCCTGGCGATGGTTCCTCCGGCTCACGGGCAGGAGCCGCCGACCGCCGGCTTCGCGGCCGGCATCGAGGTGGTCGCTCGCAGCCTCTACTTCGATCTGCTCGACACGGACGGCAAGGCGGTCGACGACGTGCCGGCCGACTCGCTCGAGCTCACCGAGAACGGCGTGGCGCGGACGATCCTCGAGGTTCGACGGCGCCCTCCGGCGTCGACCGAAAAGGTCGCTCGCCTTGCCAAGACGGCGGGTGAGGACGCAAGCACCGCCCTCGCCGCCCCACCGCAGCGCTTCGTGCTCCTGGCCCTCGACCCGTCGACGCTCGGGCGCTCGGCCTGGGAGCACGCCATTCGCCAGATGAGCTCTTCCGCCGATGCCTTCACGCGGATCGGCCCGGTCGACGTCACGGTGCTGACCGCGCCGCCCCTCCGCCTGGCGAGCGGCGCGACCGACCCCGAAACGGTGCGCCGAGCGCTCGCCCGCGCGCTCCGCGAAGTGAAGCCGCTCGACGAGTTCTACCGGGGACGCAGCCGCTTCATTCGGGAGCTCCAGCGGATCTTCGATCTCGTGCTGCTTCCGATACCGAGCACGAGCCCGGACGGCGTCGCCGCACGACGGCGCGACGTGGACGCTGAACGCATCCTGCAAGCCGAGTTCGCCTCGCGCGAGCTGGTCGTCGAGGAGCAGAGACTCCTCGACCTGTCCGTCGGCCGTCTGCGAACGGAGACGAACCGGCTCGGCCGCCCGCTGATCGCCGTTTGGGCGGCCCAGGGCGATCCCGATACGGCCGGCTTCGTCGTCTCCCTCCTTCCCGAGTGGGTCGGCCCCGACGATCGCATCCGCTTCCAGGGGAGGCCGCTCGGCACGTCCTCGTCCTTCGAGGCACGATGGAGAGAGCTCGCCGACGACGGCGTCATCCTCCTCTGCTGGTCGCGCGTCCCCGACGCGCTCCTCGAGGTCTCGAGCAGCTCGCTTCGCCACTCGACTCGCTCGCGACCGAACCTGACGCTCGGCGCCGAGTCGCTGACACTTTTCGAGATCGCTGCCGAACGCACCGGCGGCGCCCTCGTGCAGTCCGAGGAGGAGATCCGCCAGGCGGTCGAGGTCGTCGGGGGCCGACACCAACTCGTCTACCAGAGCGACAACGCATCGGAGGGTTGGCGCGAAATCCAGTTGCGCACGACGCGACCGGGATGGACCGTTCGTGTGTCGCCGCGCGTCTATGTTCAGACCCGGCGACAGCGACCGGTGGCGAAAGCCGAGACCGAGGCTCCAGCGTTGCGGACCGAGCTGGCCGCCACGGTGGGAGCGGGAGCGAACCCCGGAAGACAGATCGTCACGCTCTCGCTTCTCGTCGATCTGGCGCCCTTGCGGAAACAACCCGGCGTCGGGGTTCCCCTGCGCTTTCGTCTCCTCGTCCGCGCGACGACGCCGGACGGCAAGGCGATGGGGCGCGAGTCCGAGCTGGCAGTCCCGGCGCTGCCGCCCGAGGGCGATCTTCGCTACCAGATCAGCCTCGACGTTCCGCTCGGCACGCAGGGCTTCACGATCGAGGTGCGCGAAGAAGCGAGCCGCGCCGCAGGGAGCGCGGGACCGACCGACGCCTTCTCGGGAACGCCGGAAGTCGAACCGGCCGAGGCCGCCTCCACCCTGCCGAGCTTCTCCGACGCGACGGACGTCCGCCTCGGCGAAGCGCGCTTCCTCTTCCCCGGGAGCGAAGCGCCGCGGCCCGACGGCCTCCGCGTGAATTGGAAACGCCGCGAACAGAAGCTGCTCCGCCTCGCCGGTGGCCCCGGGAGCCCCCTCGAAATCGGCGTCGTGCTCGACGCCTCGGACAGCGTCCGTCCCGAGCGAGAGGCCTTCGCCCGTGCGGCCGCGGAGGCCTCCCAGCGCCTGCTCGGGCCCACCGACCGGGTCTTCCGCGTCGACTTCGCGAGCACGCCGCGGTTCCTCGGCGCCGCCCGGGGCGGACCCGCCGCGCTCTTCGCCCGAATCCCGCCAAGGTTGCCAGAGAAGACCGCCATCTTCGACGGCCTGCGCTTCGCTCTCGACCGCTTCGAAGGGCGCTCGGATCGCGCCGCGCTGATCGTCTTCACCGACGGTTGCGAGACCACCGGTCACACCTCCGCCGAGTCCGTGCTCCAAATCGCCCGCCAGCGCGCGATCCCCCTGCTCGTCGTGCTCGCCGACGCGAAGCCCTGCCGGGCTCGTGTGACGACCATCGTTCGCCGTCCCCTGCAACCTGACATCCTGACCCGCGCCGACTTCAATGAGGGTCCGGCGAATACCTCCCGAGTCGCCCTCCGCCGACTCGCCCAGCAGTCGGGCGGTCGAGTCCTGACTCTGGACAAGGCCGAAGAGGCTGGTGCGATCTGGAAGGAGTTCGAGGATGCCCTCGCGCACCTCTGGGTCGCCTTGTACGAGCCCTCCGGCCCCGAGGTCGACTCGCACGAGGCGGAAGTGCGCAGCGCGACGGGGGAGGTCCTACGTCCCGCCGACTGA
- a CDS encoding FdhF/YdeP family oxidoreductase — translation MPKPRVDAAGGLAALAYVFEKGREAGGLAGLYRRLRSRNACKTCALGMGGQQGGMVNEVGHFPEVCKKSMQAQAGDMAGAIPESFFRETSLSELERMSSFELQHLGRLAFPLVAGPHDERFRRLSWDEALDRAGRALAAASPDETFFYASGRSSNEAAFLLQLVARAYGTSNLHNCSYYCHSASGVGLTEVYGSGTGSVALEDLGQADLVLVAGANPASNHPRLITQLVALRRRGGRVIVVNPLRELGLTRFRIPSDPASLLFGSTVSDLYLQPNVGGDVALFKALLKGVLERGGVDAAFVGEHTSGWAAVEADLATTAWETLVAASGVARQEIDRAVGMLCGARRGILAWAMGLTHHVHGTENVLAVANLALARGWLGRPGAGLLPIRGHSNVQGVGSMGVAPRIREAFATRLESLYGIQVPRETGQDTYGSMVAASEGRVRAAVLLGGNLFASNPDRTWAAAALRRIDTTFAITTHLNEGHVHARGRETLIVPALARDEEAQMTTQESMFSFVRCSAGGEPAIDGEMRSEVEILAALAGRILPAGRFDWAALRSHAALREAIAQAVPGYEPIAEVESTRSEFVVGGRRLHEPRFATADGRAHFHVTPLPDFHLGPGELRLATIRSEGQFNTVVYEIEDLYRGNARRDVVMISADDAAARGLAEGERVVVESSCGALEASVAFAELPAGNVAMYYPEANVLVPRRLDPRSMTPAFKSVAVRLRPVGSIGSTLEASIRGADGQRSA, via the coding sequence ATGCCCAAGCCGAGAGTGGACGCGGCGGGCGGCCTGGCCGCCCTGGCCTACGTGTTCGAGAAGGGGCGCGAAGCGGGAGGGCTCGCCGGGCTCTACCGGCGTCTGCGCTCGCGCAACGCCTGCAAGACCTGCGCGCTCGGCATGGGGGGGCAGCAGGGCGGGATGGTCAACGAGGTCGGCCACTTCCCCGAAGTCTGCAAGAAGTCGATGCAGGCCCAGGCGGGCGACATGGCCGGAGCGATCCCCGAGTCGTTCTTCCGCGAGACGAGCCTCTCCGAGCTCGAACGGATGAGCTCGTTCGAGCTGCAGCATCTCGGGCGGCTCGCCTTTCCGCTCGTCGCCGGACCGCACGACGAGCGCTTCCGCCGCCTCTCGTGGGACGAAGCGCTCGACCGCGCCGGGCGGGCGCTCGCCGCCGCGTCGCCCGACGAGACCTTCTTTTACGCCTCGGGCCGCTCGAGCAACGAAGCCGCCTTCCTCCTGCAACTCGTGGCGCGTGCCTACGGCACCTCGAACCTGCACAACTGCTCCTACTACTGCCATAGCGCCTCGGGGGTCGGGCTCACGGAGGTCTACGGCTCGGGCACCGGGTCGGTCGCTCTCGAGGATCTCGGCCAGGCCGACCTGGTGCTCGTCGCCGGTGCGAACCCGGCGAGCAATCATCCGCGGCTGATCACCCAGCTCGTGGCGCTGCGACGCCGCGGCGGCCGGGTCATCGTCGTCAACCCGCTGCGTGAGCTCGGCCTGACCCGGTTCCGCATCCCTTCCGATCCGGCGAGCCTGCTCTTCGGCTCGACAGTCTCCGACCTCTACCTGCAACCGAACGTCGGTGGGGACGTGGCGCTCTTCAAGGCGCTGCTCAAGGGCGTCCTCGAGCGAGGCGGCGTCGACGCGGCCTTCGTCGGTGAGCACACGAGCGGGTGGGCGGCCGTCGAGGCGGACCTGGCAACGACCGCGTGGGAGACCCTCGTGGCGGCGAGCGGGGTTGCGCGACAGGAGATCGACCGGGCCGTCGGCATGCTCTGCGGCGCCCGGCGCGGCATCCTGGCCTGGGCGATGGGGCTGACCCACCATGTTCACGGCACCGAGAACGTGCTGGCCGTCGCCAACCTCGCCCTCGCTCGCGGCTGGCTCGGGCGCCCCGGCGCCGGACTGCTTCCGATCCGCGGCCATTCGAACGTGCAGGGGGTCGGCTCGATGGGTGTCGCGCCGCGGATCCGCGAGGCGTTCGCGACCCGACTCGAATCGCTCTACGGCATCCAGGTGCCGCGGGAGACCGGACAGGACACCTACGGCTCGATGGTCGCGGCGAGCGAGGGGCGGGTGCGGGCGGCGGTGCTGCTCGGCGGCAATCTGTTCGCCTCGAACCCCGATCGTACCTGGGCCGCCGCGGCGCTGCGGCGCATCGACACCACCTTCGCCATCACCACGCACCTCAACGAGGGGCACGTCCATGCGCGTGGGCGCGAGACGCTCATCGTGCCGGCGTTGGCGCGCGACGAAGAGGCGCAGATGACGACGCAGGAGTCGATGTTCAGTTTCGTGCGGTGCTCGGCGGGCGGCGAACCGGCGATCGACGGGGAGATGCGCTCCGAGGTCGAGATCCTCGCCGCGCTCGCCGGGCGGATTCTGCCCGCGGGGCGCTTCGACTGGGCAGCGCTTCGCTCGCACGCCGCTCTGCGCGAGGCGATTGCGCAGGCGGTGCCGGGCTACGAGCCGATCGCCGAGGTCGAGTCGACGCGCTCCGAGTTCGTCGTCGGCGGGCGCCGGCTCCACGAGCCGCGCTTCGCCACCGCCGACGGTCGGGCCCACTTTCACGTCACCCCGCTGCCGGACTTCCATCTCGGTCCGGGCGAGCTCCGTCTGGCGACGATCCGCTCCGAAGGGCAGTTCAACACGGTGGTCTACGAGATCGAGGACCTGTATCGCGGCAATGCGCGCCGCGACGTCGTGATGATCTCCGCGGACGACGCTGCAGCGCGTGGTCTCGCCGAAGGCGAGCGGGTGGTCGTCGAGAGCTCCTGCGGGGCGCTGGAGGCGAGCGTCGCATTCGCCGAGCTCCCCGCCGGGAACGTCGCGATGTACTACCCGGAGGCGAACGTCCTCGTTCCCCGGCGCCTCGATCCGCGATCGATGACTCCGGCCTTCAAGTCGGTGGCCGTCCGCTTGCGTCCCGTCGGGTCGATCGGGTCGACGCTGGAGGCGTCGATTCGGGGCGCGGACGGGCAGAGGTCCGCGTAG
- a CDS encoding DUF2202 domain-containing protein produces the protein MAQRRTLALALPLSLAIATATFAGQGPGNGPGPAPGNGSCSDPATCVPVGDGPFGPPTGAADPGNGTPSGPGSSNPGAGGPGPGLGSGGDGQVPGQPLLADLTSLPAGDLTEAQAARIAFVREEEKLSRDLYRQFAATWRIQAFSKVADAEQRHFDLMGWLISRCSLDDPAFGQVPGRFTNSSLQALYDELLAIGQESATSALTVGGIVEETDLVDVEGLEELAPADDLATVAENLARGSRNHLRGFVQALAAQGATDEPPLFDAETYAAIVDSAIERGAVEADGEPIPGAGSCSPAAN, from the coding sequence ATGGCCCAGCGCCGCACTCTCGCTCTCGCCCTCCCTCTGAGCCTCGCCATCGCGACCGCGACGTTCGCCGGCCAGGGACCCGGCAACGGACCGGGACCAGCCCCCGGCAACGGATCGTGCTCGGACCCCGCCACCTGTGTTCCCGTGGGAGACGGACCCTTCGGCCCACCGACGGGCGCCGCCGACCCGGGAAACGGTACCCCTTCCGGCCCCGGCTCCTCCAACCCGGGCGCCGGGGGCCCAGGTCCAGGGCTCGGATCCGGTGGTGATGGACAGGTCCCGGGACAGCCCCTCCTCGCCGACCTCACCTCCCTGCCGGCCGGCGACCTCACCGAGGCCCAGGCGGCGCGGATCGCCTTCGTCCGCGAGGAAGAGAAGCTCTCTCGTGACCTCTACCGGCAATTCGCCGCGACCTGGCGCATCCAGGCCTTCTCCAAGGTCGCCGATGCCGAGCAGCGTCACTTCGACCTGATGGGTTGGCTGATCTCCCGTTGCTCGCTCGACGATCCCGCGTTCGGGCAGGTGCCGGGCCGCTTCACCAATTCCTCGCTGCAGGCGCTCTACGACGAATTGCTCGCCATCGGGCAGGAGTCCGCGACCTCCGCATTGACGGTGGGCGGAATCGTCGAGGAGACCGATCTCGTCGACGTTGAAGGGCTCGAGGAGCTCGCGCCGGCCGACGACCTCGCCACGGTGGCCGAGAACCTGGCCCGCGGTTCGCGCAACCACCTCCGGGGCTTCGTCCAGGCCCTCGCGGCGCAGGGTGCCACCGACGAGCCGCCCCTCTTCGACGCCGAGACCTACGCCGCGATCGTCGATTCCGCGATCGAGCGCGGTGCGGTCGAAGCCGACGGCGAGCCGATCCCCGGAGCCGGAAGCTGCTCTCCGGCGGCGAATTGA